CAGCAGCACCACCAACTGCTTGGCGGGGCCGCCGCTTTGCGGCTGCGCGCGCGGGCCGTCGAGGTCGGTCATTTCGCCTCCGGAATCACACTGGGGCATCGGGGTGGCGGTAGAGGTGCCACAGGAACTTGGCGGCGGCGCTGCGGTGCGGGCGCCAGGTCTCGGCGATCTCGCGCAGCGTCCCGGCATCGGGCCGGGCGTCGAGGCCCTTGAGCCGCTGGCCGGCGGCCTGGAGCGCCAGGTCCTGCGCCGGGAAGACGTCGGGGCGCTCCAGCGCGAAGAGCAGGAAGATCTCGGCCGTCCACTGCCCCACGCCCTTGAGGGCGGTGAGCTGGCGCAGCACGGCGTCGTCGTCCGCGTCGGCCAGGCGGTCGAAATCCAGCTCGCCGCGGCCGACGGCCTCGGCGATGCCCCGGATGTAGCGCAGCTTGGGCCGGCTGAGGCCGAAGCGCCGCGCATCCTCGTCCGAGAGCTCGCGCGCGCCCTCGGGCGTCAGCGGCGTTTCCGCCTCCTGCAAGCGGGCGACGATGGACGCCGCGGCTTTGTTGGACAGCTGCTGCGCGGCGATGATGCGGACCAAGCCGGCGAACGACGGGTCCTGGCGGCGGTGGGCCGGCAGGCCGCAGGCCGCGTAGGCGTTCGCAAGATCGGGGTCGCGCGCCGCCAGGGTGTCCAGCGCGGCGCGCAGGCGTTCGTCGGGCGTGTGGGCTTCGTGCATGGCGGCGGACTGTAAACGAGGCGCGCCCGCGACGCAGCCGTGATGGGTGTCACTGGTTCCCCGCGCGGCGGCGGGGTAGGGTGGGTCGCCAAGCCGGGGGGACGAGGAGATGCGCTGTACCATCGCGGGGAGCGGCGACGCCTTCGGCAGCGGCGGCCGCCACACCACCTGCTTTCACCTCACCAGCGGCGACACCACGCTGCTCGTGGACTGCGGCGCCTCCGCCATGGTGGCGCTTGGGCAGGCGGGGCTGTCGACCAACGCCGTCGACGGGATCGTCATCACCCATCTGCACGGCGACCACTTCGGCGGCCTGCCGTTCCTGCTGCTCTACGAGCAGGTGGAAAGCGAGCGCACCCGGCCGCTGACGCTGGCCGGGCCGCCGGGCCTCTATCCCCGCGTGATGGAGGCCATGCAGGTGCTCTTCAGCGGCTGCCCGCAGGACTGGCGCTTTCCGCTCACCGTGTTGGAGATGCACACCGGCACGGCGGTGGACGTCGCCGGCTTCCGCGTCGAGCCCTTCGCGGTCGTCCACAGCATCGAGCCGACGCACGCGGTGCGCGTAAGCGACGGCGAAACCACCTTCGCCTATTCCGCCGACACCTGCTGGACGGACACGCTTTACACCGTGGCGGACCGCGCCGAGCTCTTCGTCATGGAGTGCTATGCCTACGACGAGCGCCAGTCCGCCCACACCGATTGGCTGACCCTGCGCGACAAGCTGCCGGGGCTGACGGCGCAGCGCGTCATGCTCACCCACATGAGCGCGCCCATGCTCGCCCGCCTGGACGCGGTTCAGGGTGTGGAGATCGCCCGCGACGGGCTGACGGTCGAGGTTTAGGGTATCGTGCGTGAAATCGTGTTGGCCGAGAAAACCGGAAACCGTGGGATAGGTTCATGTTTTTCCAGTGCGAGCAGTTTGCGCGCCTGCGGCGCGCGAGCCGTGTGGCTGTCCACGCACGAGCAAGCAGAATCACGCCGGTGATTCTGCTTTACGGCGATCTGCTCTAACGCTCGCTCACGCGCACGGTGTAGCGCAGGGTCGATTCGCCGCCCGCCGGAACCTCGACGGCCCAGACGGGCCGCTGGGCGGTTTCGCGCAGGTGCTGGTGGCTTTCCTCCAGCATGCGCCAGTCGCGCGGGAAGCGGCCGATGACGCGCACGGTAACGGGCTTCTCGCGCGCGTTGCTCAGCGTGACTTGGCGTGACAGCTGGTAGGCGTCCTCGCCGATGCGGCGGTAGCCGGTCTGCTTCGCCCGCGCGGTGACGTCGAAGGCGTTGCCCAGGTCCAGGGTCAATTCGGTGCCGAGCGGGGTGTCGGCGACGCGCTGCTCGCCGCGGAAGACGCCGCCGGCATTGACGCGCACGACGCCCGCCGGCAGCGCGCGGTCCAGCCCGGCTTCGCGCGTGTCCGCCACGCGCAGGCGCAGGTCGACCGGCGCCTGGGCCGTGTCGGGCTGCGGCTCGGCCGTGGCCAGGTTGGTGACGCGGTAGCGCGCCTGCACATCCACGGTTTGCGGCGTCATGAGCGCGAGCTGTGTGCGCCCGCCGGCGTCCAGCGAGAGGCCGCGGTCCAGCTCGTAGACCTTGAGATTGGCGGCGCTGCTCGGCTTGCCCGCGTCGGCGGCCGACATCGCGCGCATCGTGGTGGCCTGCTCGCGCTGGGGTCGCGGCTGCTCGGCCTGCGCGACCGCACCCGCCACGAGCTGGAGCGAATCCGCCTCGATGGCCGTGTTCAGCCGGCTCTCGACGGCCGCCATCGTGCGCAGCGTCAGCGTGCCCGCCGCCGGGTCCCACTGCGCGC
This genomic interval from Limimonas halophila contains the following:
- a CDS encoding DUF4139 domain-containing protein → MRLPAFLTAAFVAAAPALAADTTRTLTVYPDDLARMSVERQTRLPEGASSLRLNDLSPGIVADSLTLRGEGVRVLEQQVSPWPITRQQLLQAHLGETVHLIRPNPTGRGRETVEAELLALADGPVLSVQDRVLHDPRGEIVFPDLPKDAATLPRATLRVQADGAGERTLTTSYLTKGLSWKAAHSAQWDPAAGTLTLRTMAAVESRLNTAIEADSLQLVAGAVAQAEQPRPQREQATTMRAMSAADAGKPSSAANLKVYELDRGLSLDAGGRTQLALMTPQTVDVQARYRVTNLATAEPQPDTAQAPVDLRLRVADTREAGLDRALPAGVVRVNAGGVFRGEQRVADTPLGTELTLDLGNAFDVTARAKQTGYRRIGEDAYQLSRQVTLSNAREKPVTVRVIGRFPRDWRMLEESHQHLRETAQRPVWAVEVPAGGESTLRYTVRVSER
- a CDS encoding DNA-3-methyladenine glycosylase family protein, whose protein sequence is MHEAHTPDERLRAALDTLAARDPDLANAYAACGLPAHRRQDPSFAGLVRIIAAQQLSNKAAASIVARLQEAETPLTPEGARELSDEDARRFGLSRPKLRYIRGIAEAVGRGELDFDRLADADDDAVLRQLTALKGVGQWTAEIFLLFALERPDVFPAQDLALQAAGQRLKGLDARPDAGTLREIAETWRPHRSAAAKFLWHLYRHPDAPV
- a CDS encoding MBL fold metallo-hydrolase, coding for MRCTIAGSGDAFGSGGRHTTCFHLTSGDTTLLVDCGASAMVALGQAGLSTNAVDGIVITHLHGDHFGGLPFLLLYEQVESERTRPLTLAGPPGLYPRVMEAMQVLFSGCPQDWRFPLTVLEMHTGTAVDVAGFRVEPFAVVHSIEPTHAVRVSDGETTFAYSADTCWTDTLYTVADRAELFVMECYAYDERQSAHTDWLTLRDKLPGLTAQRVMLTHMSAPMLARLDAVQGVEIARDGLTVEV